From the genome of Pseudarthrobacter sp. NIBRBAC000502772:
CCTTTCGGATGGACTACGCGTTCGCCGCCGGCTCAGTCGAGCCGGCGGCGTCCGGGAAGTATTACCAGCGGTAGTGTGCGAAGGCCTTGTTGGACTCGGCCATCTTGTGGGTGTCTTCGCGACGCTTCACAGCGGCACCGAGACCGTTGGAGGCATCCAGGATTTCGTTCTGGAGGCGCTCGGTCATGGTCTTTTCACGGCGGGCCTTGGAGTAACCAACCAGCCAACGCAGGGCGAGGGCGGTGGAGCGGCCCGGCTTGACCTCAACCGGAACCTGGTAGGTAGCGCCACCAACGCGGCGTGAGCGGACCTCGAGGGAAGGCTTGACGTTCTCCATGGCCTTCTTGAGGGCTGCTACGGGGTCGCCGCCGGACTTGGCGCGGGCGCCTTCGAGGGCACCGTAAACAATGCGCTCTGCGGTGGACTTCTTACCGTCAACCAGCACCTTGTTGATCAGCTGGGTAACCAGCGGGGAGCCGTAAACGGGATCTAGTACGAGCGGCCGCTTGGGGGCCGGACCCTTGCGAGGCATATTACTTCTTCTCCATCTTTGCGCCGTAACGGCTGCGTGCCTGCTTACGGTTCTTCACACCCTGGGTATCGAGGGCGCCACGGACGATCTTGTAGCGAACGCCGGGGAGGTCCTTCACGCGACCGCCGCGAACGAGCACAATGGAGTGCTCCTGCAGGTTGTGGCCTACACCGGGGATGTAAGCGGTAACTTCAACGCCACCGTTGAGGCGCACACGTGCAACCTTACGAAGAGCCGAGTTCGGCTTCTTGGGGGTGGTGGTGTAGACGCGGGTGCAAACACCGCGGCGCATCGGGCTGCCGTTAAGCGCGGGAGCCTTGGTCTTTTTGACCTTAGGCGTGCGGCCCTTGCGGACCAGCTGGTTAATCGTAGGCACTCTCGTGTTCTCCGTTGGTTTGATCTCTACCTTCACGCTCAGGCGCCAGCCTGAATATGATGGTTTTGGCGTTGCTCCTTGCAGCTGCGGCCTCTGGAAACTTGCGTAGGCGTGCAAAAGCGTGGCATTCGTTGCGCACCTTACCCGCAACCCGGAAACAAGCTCCACCCAGCATCATGAGAACAAAACCAAAATGATGCTGCGGCGGCCTTCATCCACTGCCACACAGAACAATTACCAAAATTCTAGCACGGCTTGATCCCGCGCCTTAATCGGGTGTATAGCGCACGACGGCGGACCTCGGGTGCCGCCGTCGTCCTCCACTCAAAGTTCCTTCAGCACTTAAACAGCAACGCGAGGTCACTTTGAGCCCAATCCGAGGTGCAGATTGGGCCGTAAGTGACCCCGCGTTGCTTTAGGCGTTAGCGGAAATCGTTGCCGAGATCGTAGTCATCCAGCGGGATGGCGTGGAACTCAGGAGCTCCGTCGCCGCCCAGGGAGTCGTACGAGAAGTCACTGAATGCGCTGGGGCCGGTGAACAGGTTGGCCTTCGCTTCCTCAGTGGGCTCCACGGTGACCTCGGTGTAGCGCGGGAGACCCGTGCCGGCCGGGATCAGCTTACCGATGATGACGTTCTCCTTGAGGCCGAGCAGCGGGTCGCTCTTGCCTTCCATGGCCGCCTGCGTCAGGACGCGGGTGGTCTCCTGGAAGGAAGCTGCCGACAGCCAGGACTCGGTGGCCAGGGACGCCTTCGTGATGCCCATGAGCTCAGGACGTCCGGAAGCCGGAGTCTTGCCCTCGGACACAACGCGGCGGTTGGCCTCCTCGAAGCGGCTGCGCTCGGCGAGCTCGCCGGGGAGCAGATCCGATTCGCCGGACTCGATGACCGTGACGCGGCGCAGCATCTGGCGAACGATAACCTCGACGTGCTTGTCGTGGATACCGATGCCCTGGCTGCGGTACACGCCCTGGACCTCGTCCACCAGGAACTTCTGCGCGGCACGGGGACCCATGATGCGCAGCACCTGCTTGGGATCCACCGGACCGTTGATGAGCTTCTGGCCCACTGTGACGTGCTCGCCGTCCTCAATGAGGAGGCGTGAACGGCGCAGTACCGGGTAGGCGATCTCTTCAGAGCCGTCATCCGGAGTGATGACCAGGCGCATCTGGCGCTCGGACTCTTCGATGGCGATGCGGCCGGCTGCTTCAGCAATCGGTGCGACACCCTTCGGAGTACGGGCTTCGAAGAGCTCCTGGATACGGGGCAGACCCTGGGTGATGTCGTCGCCACCGCTGGCGGAAACAGCACCACCGGTGTGGAACGTACGCATGGTCAGCTGGGTACCGGGCTCACCGATCGACTGTGCGGCGATGATGCCGACGGCCTCGCCGATGTCCACGGTCTTGCCGGTGGCCAGTGAACGGCCGTAGCACAGGGCGCAGGTGCCGACGCTGGACTCACAGGTGAGTACGGAGCGGACCTTGACCTCGGTGATGCCGGCTGCGAACAGCTCAGCGATAACGACGTCGCCGCAGTCGGTGCCGCCGGCCGCAAGGACATTGCCCTTGGAGTCCACAACATCAACAGCGAGCGTACGGGCGTAGGCGCTGTTCTCGACGTTCTCGTCCAGGACCAGCTCGCCGTTGGCGTCCGGCACGGCGATTGCCGTGACCAGGCCGCGCTCGGTGCCGCAGTCCTCTTCGCGAACGATGACGTCCTGCGACACGTCCACCAGACGACGGGTCAGGTAACCCGAGTTGGCGGTACGCAGCGCGGTGTCAGCCAGACCCTTACGGGCACCGTGCGTAGCGATGAAGTATTCCAGCACCGACAGGCCCTCGCGGTAGGAGGACTTGATGGGACGCGGGATGATTTCACCCTTAGGGTTGGCCACCAGGCCACGGATACCCGCGATCTGACGGACCTGCATCCAGTTACCACGTGCACCCGAGGACACCATGCGGTTGATGGTGTTCATCGGCGACAGGTTGTCACGCATCACCTGGGCGATCTCGTTGGTTGCCTTGTTCCAGATCTCGATCAGTTCCTGGCGACGCTCGTCGTCGTCGATCAGGCCCTTGTCGTACTGGCCCTGGATCTTGGCAGCCATGGTTTCGTAGCCGGCGAGGATCCGCGGCTTGTCCTTGGGTACCTCGATGTCCGAGATGGCGACTGTAACGCCTGAGCGGGTGGCCCAGTAGAAACCGGCGTCCTTCAGATTGTCCAGCGTTGCCGCCGTGACCACCTTCGGGTAGCGCTCGGCGAGATCGTTGACGATCGTGGACAGTTCGCCCTTGTCCGCAACGTTCTCAACCCACGGGTAATCCGCCGGCAGCGTCTGGTTGAAGATGACCTGTCCCAGGGAGGTCTGGACGATCACCGGCTGGCCGGCTTCCCAGCCTTCCGGAGCTTCCCAGCCCGCGTACGGAACGAAGCCTTCGAGACGGATCCTGACCTGCGAGTTCAGGTGCAGCTCGCGGAGGTCGTAGGCCATGATGGCTTCGGCAACCGAGGAGAAGACGCGTCCTTCGCCAGCTGAACCGACACGCTTGGTGGTCAGGTGGTAAAGACCGATGATCATATCCTGCGAAGGCAGGGTGACCGGACGGCCGTCGGACGGCTTCAGGATGTTGTTCGAGGACAGCATCAGGATGCGTGCCTCAGCCTGGGCCTCAGGGCTCAGCGGCAGGTGGACTGCCATCTGGTCGCCGTCGAAGTCAGCGTTGAAGGCGCCACAAACCAGCGGGTGGAGCTGGATTGCCTTACCTTCAACAAGCTGCGGTTCGAACGCCTGGATGCCGAGGCGGTGCAGGGTGGGTGCACGGTTGAGCAGCACCGGGTGTTCGGTGATGATCTCTTCCAGCACGTCCCAGACCTGCGGACGGTAACGCTCGACCATGCGCTTGGCCGACTTGATGTTCTGGGCGTGGTTGAGGTCAACCAGGCGCTTCATCACGAACGGCTTGAAGAGCTCCAGTGCCATCTGCTTGGGCAGGCCACACTGGTGCAGCTTCAGCTGCGGGCCGACGACGATGACCGAACGGCCGGAGTAGTCAACGCGCTTGCCGAGGAGGTTCTGGCGGAAACGGCCCTGCTTGCCCTTGAGCATGTCGCTCAGGGACTTCAGCGGACGGTTGCCCGGACCGGTGACCGGACGGCCGCGACGGCCGTTGTCGAAGAGGCTGTCAACAGCTTCCTGAAGCATGCGCTTCTCGTTGTTGACGATAATCTCCGGGGCACCGAGGTCAAGCAGGCGCTTGAGGCGGTTGTTGCGGTTGATCACACGACGGTAGAGGTCGTTGAGGTCGGAGGTCGCGAAGCGGCCACCGTCCAGCTGGACCATCGGGCGCAGTTCCGGCGGGATCACCGGGACGGCGTCGAGAACCATGCCGAGCGGGCTGTTGTTGGTGGTCAGGAACGCGTTGACCACCTTCAGGCGCTTCAGGGCGCGGGTCTTGCGCTGGCCCTTGCCGTTGGCGATGATGTCGCGCAGCAGGTCAGACTCGGCCTGCATGTCGAAGTTCTCAAGACGCTTCTTGATGGCTTCGGCACCCATGGAGCCTTCGAAGTACATGCCGTAGCGGTCGCGCAGCTCGCGGTAGAGGCCTTCGTCGCCTTCGAGGTCTGCGACCTTCAGGTTCTTGAAACGGTCCCAGACCTGCTCAAGGCGCTCGATCTCGGCGTCGGCACGCTTACGCACGTTGGCCATCTGACGGTCCGCGGAGTCGCGGGCCTTCTTCTTGTCGGCAGCCTTGGCACCTTCACCTTCGAGGCGCGCGATCTCGTTTTCGAGGTCACGGGCGATCGTGGCGATGTCGGAGTCGCGGTTGTCGATCAGCTGCTTCTTCTCGATGTCGTGCTCAACCTGCAGGTTGGGCAGTTCCTCGTGGCGGCTATCGGCGTCGACGCTGGTGATCATGTAGGCAGCGAAGTAGATGACCTTTTCGAGGTCCTTCGGTGCCAGGTCAAGGAGGTAGCCCAGGCGGGACGGAACACCCTTGAAGTACCAGATGTGCGTGACCGGGGCGGCCAGCTCGATGTGGCCCATGCGCTCACGGCGGACCTTCGCACGGGTGACTTCAACGCCACAACGCTCGCAGATGATGCCCTTGAAGCGCACGCGCTTGTACTTACCGCAGTAGCATTCCCAGTCGCGGGAAGGGCCGAAGATCTTCTCGCAGAAGAGGCCGTCCTTCTCGGGCTTGAGCGTGCGGTAGTTGATGGTTTCCGGCTTCTTAACCTCGCCGTAAGACCAGCCACGGATGTCATCCGCGGTGGCGAGGCCGATCTGCATGAGGCCGAAGGAGGATTCGCTGGACATATGGTCCCTGTTCTCTCTTGTTCTCTAAATTCTGAAGTCTTGAGGGCACCTGGGTCTCGACAAGCTCGACCACCGGTTGCCCCGGTTACGGGAAGAGGGAGGTGATGCCGGGGAAAAGGCAGCGCGGCGGGGCCGCTTGCTTTTCCCCGGACATCAACCTGCTAAACCTCTTCTACGGAACTGGGCTCTGCACGAGACAGATCGATGCCCAGTTCTTCCGCAGCCGTGAAGACTGCGTCATCAGAGTCACGCATTTCAATTGTGGTTCCGTCCGTGGAAAGTACTTCCACGTTCAGGCACAGCGACTGCATTTCCTTGATCAAGACCTTGAAGGACTCAGGAACGCCCGGCTCGGGGATGTTCTCGCCCTTGACGATTGCTTCGTAGACCTTGACACGACCGTGGATATCATCCGACTTGATGGTGAGGAGTTCCTGGAGCGTGTACGCGGCGCCATAAGCTTCCAGCGCCCACACTTCCATCTCACCGAAGCGCTGGCCACCGAACTGTGCCTTACCACCCAGCGGCTGCTGCGTGATCATGGAGTACGGGCCAGTGGAACGGGCGTGGATCTTGTCGTCCACCAGGTGGTGGAGCTTCAGGATGTACATGTAGCCGACCGAGATCGGATCCGGGAACGGCTCGCCGGAGCGGCCGTCGAAGAGGCGGGTCTTGCCTGAGGAGTTGATCAGGCGGTCGCCGTCGCGCGTGACGTTGGTGGAGTCCAGCAGACCCGTGATTTCCTCTTCACGGGCGCCATCGAACACCGGCGTTGCAACAGTGGTGGAGCCACTCTCGCGCGGCAGGTTCGGCAGCTGCTTCATCCACTCGGGCTCGCCTTCGATCTTCCAACCGGTCTTGGCAACCCAGCCGAGGTGCGTTTCCAGTACCTGGCCGACGTTCATACGGCCCGGAACACCCAGCGGGTTCAGGACAATATCAACGGGGGTACCGTCGGCAAGGAAGGGCATGTCCTCGATCGGGAGGATCTTGGAGATAACGCCCTTGTTGCCGTGACGGCCGGCGAGCTTGTCGCCGTCAGTGATCTTGCGCTTCGCGGCCACGTAGACGCGAACCAGCTGGTTCACGCCCGGGGGCAGTTCGTCGTCGTTGTCGCGGTCGAAGACGCGGACGCCGATGACGGTGCCGGACTCGCCGTGCGGAACCTTCAGGGAGGTGTCGCGCACTTCGCGGGACTTCTCGCCGAAGATGGCGCGCAGCAGGCGTTCTTCCGGGGTCAGTTCGGTTTCACCCTTCGGGGTGACCTTTCCGACCAGGATGTCGCCGGCTTCAACTTCGGCACCGATGTGGATGATGCCGCGCTCGTCCAGGCCTGCCAGGACTTCCTCGGACACGTTGGGGATGTCACGGGTGATTTCCTCGGCACCAAGCTTGGTGTCGCGGGCATCGATCTCGTGCTCCTCGATGTGGATGGAGGAAAGAACGTCCTCGGCAACAATGCGCTGCGAGAGGATGATGGCGTCCTCGAAGTTGTGGCCTTCCCATGACATGAATGCCACGAGCAGGTTCTTACCGAGGGCGAGTTCGCCCTGGTCCGTTGCCGGACCGTCGGCGATGATGCCGCCGACCTCGAGACGCTGGCCTTCGTTCACCAGGACACGGTTGTTGTAGCAGTTGCCCTGGTTGGAGCGTGCGAACTTGTTGATGCGGTAGTTGGTTTCCGTACCGTCGTCGTTGAGCATGATGACGAGTTCAGCGGAGACTTCGGTAACCACACCGGCCTTCTTCGCAATGGTGACGTCACCGGCGTCGACGGCTGCGGCGCGCTCCATGCCGGTGCCCACGAACGGGGCCTCGGAACGGACCAGCGGCACGGCCTGGCGCTGCATGTTGGCACCCATGAGTGCGCGGTTAGCATCGTCATGCTCGAGGAACGGGATCAGGGCCGTAGCCACGGACACCATCTGGCGCGGGGAAACGTCCATGAACTCGACCTCGCCGGCGGGAACGAGCACAGGCTCGCCTCCACCACCACGGGCGCGGACCAGGACGGTCTCTTCGGCGAACTTCTTGTTCTCATCCAGCGGAGCGTTGGCCTGTGCGATCAGGACCTCTGCTTCGTCGTCGGCCGTGAGGTACTGGACCTCGTCGGAGACAACGCCTTCAGCGACGAGACGGTAAGGAGTCTCGATGAAGCCGAACGGGTTGATGCGGCCGTAGGATGCCAGCGAACCGATCAGACCAATGTTCGGGCCTTCAGGGGTTTCGATGGGGCACATACGTCCGTAGTGGGACGGGTGAACGTCTCGAACTTCCATGCCTGCGCGGTCACGGGACAGACCACCCGGGCCAAGCGCGGACAGACGGCGCTTGTGGGTCAGACCCGACAGAGGGTTGTTCTGGTCCATAAACTGCGACAGCTGGGAAGTTCCGAAGAACTCCTTGATGGCTGCAACAACAGGGCGGATGTTGATCAGTGTCTGCGGCGTGATGGCCTCGACGTCCTGGGTGGTCATCCGCTCGCGGACAACGCGCTCCATACGGGACAGGCCGGTGCGGACCTGGTTCTCGATGAGCTCGCCGACGGCGCGGATACGACGGTTGCCGAAGTGGTCGATGTCATCGATCTCAACGCGCAGCTCGTGGTCCTGGCCGTCGCGCTTGCCCGTGAGGGTCTTCTCGCCGGCGTGCAGGGCAACCAGGAACTTGATCATGGCCACGATGTCTTCAACGTGCAGGACCGAAGCTTCCTTGTCGCCAAGGGAGCGGTCGATGCCAAGCTTGCGGTTGATCTTGTAACGGCCAACCTTGGCCAGATCGTAGCGCTTGGAGTTGAAGTACAGGTTGTCCAGGAGGGACTGGGCAGCCTCGACTGTGGGCGGCTCGCCCGGTCGCAGCTTCCGGTAGATGTCCAGCAACGCGTCTTCGCGGGTCTCGGTGGCGTCCTTCTCCAGCGTTGCGCGCATGGAGTCGTACTGGCCGAACTCTTCGAGGATCTGGCCTTCGGTCCAGCCGAGGGCCTTCAGCAGAACGGTGACGGACTGCTTGCGCTTGCGGTCGAGGCGAACGCCGACCTGGTCGCGCTTGTCGATTTCGAGTTCAAACCATGCACCGCGGGACGGGATGATCTTGGCAGTGAAGATGTCCTTGTCACTGGTCTTGTCGGCGGTGCGCTCAAAGTAGGCGCCCGGTGAACGGACCAGCTGGGAGACGACCACACGCTCGGTGCCGTTGACGACGAAGGTGCCCTTCTCCGTCATGAGGGGGAAGTCGCCCATGAACACGGTCTGCTGCTTGATTTCGCCCGTGTTGTTGTTCATGAACTCGGCCTTGACGTACAGCGGTGCCGAGTACGTTGCGTCCCGGTCCTTGCACTCGGCCATGGTGTACTTCGGGTCAGCGAACTCCGGATCGGAGAAGCTCAGGGACATGGTGCCCTGGAAGTCCTCGATCGGGGAGATCTCTTCAAAGATGTCCGACAGTCCGGACGAGGTGGCGACGCTGAGATCGTTTTCTTCGACGGCCTTCGCTACGCGCGCCTGCCAGCGTTCGTTTCCGACCAGCCAGTCGAAGCTGTCCGTCTGCAGGGCAAGGAGATTCGGAACGTCCAGCGGTTCGTGAATCTTTGCGAATGATAGCCGGCGAGTGGCACCATCAGTGCTGTCGGCGGTGTTAGCGGTTTCGTTATTAGAGGTGCTCGAGGCGACCAAGAGGGATCCTTCCACAGACCTTCAGGCGTTTTCAGATCTCCCCCGCTGTGCACCCTGCGGAATGACTCCGCAGTGCTACCATCCGGTTCCGCTATATGACCCGGGCCGGGGCTTTCCATACAATGACGTTGTTGACGGCACGTTGATGGTCAGCTGCCAGGCAAAGCCCACCGCTATATGAAGGCTGAAGGTAAACAGGGAAGACGCAAATATCTACGATACGGCAAAACCAATTACGTGTCTACCCCACAACCGGACTTATTGCAAGCACTGATTTTTTGATACCGGAAGCGGCATCAGAGCCGGAGCGTAACGTCCTCAGCCGTGCAGGCCTGGGCGTTTGCGAAGACCGCGTCACGCACACCATCCTTGGAAGCCTGCTCGGGATCGCCGCCGCTTTTCGCGGCCGTGGAGTGGTCGAGCGCAAGGACGCTGAGCGATGTAAACAGTCCCACCAGGTTCCCCGACACCGTGTCCTTGGCGTCCTGCGCGGCAAAGTAGATGTCCTCGTAGGCGTTGGAATCGTCCTGGATGGCCTTGTAGTCGGCATAGAGCGAGTTGAACGTCTCGCAAGCTCCCTTAACACCACCGGCCTGGGGCGCTGCCGACGGACTGGAAGAGCGCGACGGCGACGCGGTGGAAGGTGCCGACGTGGACGCAGTGGGGGCTGCTGTGGATGAAGTGCTGTCCGGCGCAGGAGTGGCAACGCTGCAGGCGGTGAGTCCGGCGAGGCTGGCCATGGCTGCCGCGGCGAGGATTTTCTTCAAGATGCTGCTGCTCCCTGTTTTGCGTTGCTCTGATGTTTTGCGTTGCTCTGTTGCTTTCGTCTTCGCCGTCCACCCTACGCACCACCGCGACCTCGCGCACAACCGGCGGATGGGTAGTTCTCCCCTGGTGGCCACGGCCGGCACGATTGGAATCATCGGCACCCCTGCGGCGTTTGGATAAATAGGTGACAAGCCTCACGGTAGCCTTGGAAGTACATCGATTCAGAGCGGAAGAGATCACAATGGGCAACTCCAACGACAACACTGACGTGGTCATCCTGGCCGGTGCGCGCACGCCGCAGGGCCGGCTCAACGGGCAGCTGGCGAGCTTCACCGCCGTCGAACTGGGAGCGCACGCGATCAGGTCCGCGATTGCAGCGAGCGGCGTGGACGCCGGCCAGGTGGACGCCGTCATCATGGGCCAGGTACTGCAGGCCGGCGCCGGGCAGAACCCCGCACGCCAGAGCGCTATCGGAGCGGGAATCGGCTGGAACGTTCCGACCGTCACCATCAACAAGGTGTGCCTGTCCGGGCTGACCGCGGTGATCGACGCCGCCAGGATGATCCGCAGCGGCGACGCCACCGTCGTGGTGGCCGGCGGCCAGGAATCCATGACCCGTGCGCCTCACCTGCTGCCGGGTTCCCGCCAGGGCTGGACCTATGGCGCCATCCAGGCGCTGGACGTTGCGGCGCACGACGGCCTCACGGATGCATTCGACGGCCAGTCCATGGGCCTGTCCACCGAAACCAAGAACCTGACCCTGGGCATTGACCGGATCTCGCAGGACAACGTGGCCGCCCAATCGCACCAGCGTGCGGCGCTGGCGGCGAAGAACGGCGTCTTCGACGACGAGATCGCACCCATCAGCGTCAAGCAGCGCAAGGGAGATCCCATCGTTGTCTCCACGGATGAAGGGGTACGGCCCAACACGTCCATCGAGTCCCTGGCCGGGCTGCGGGCAGCCTTTGTCAGCGACGGAACCATCACCGCCGGCAACTCCTCTCCCC
Proteins encoded in this window:
- the rpsG gene encoding 30S ribosomal protein S7; translated protein: MPRKGPAPKRPLVLDPVYGSPLVTQLINKVLVDGKKSTAERIVYGALEGARAKSGGDPVAALKKAMENVKPSLEVRSRRVGGATYQVPVEVKPGRSTALALRWLVGYSKARREKTMTERLQNEILDASNGLGAAVKRREDTHKMAESNKAFAHYRW
- the rpsL gene encoding 30S ribosomal protein S12 — its product is MPTINQLVRKGRTPKVKKTKAPALNGSPMRRGVCTRVYTTTPKKPNSALRKVARVRLNGGVEVTAYIPGVGHNLQEHSIVLVRGGRVKDLPGVRYKIVRGALDTQGVKNRKQARSRYGAKMEKK
- a CDS encoding DNA-directed RNA polymerase subunit beta'; the encoded protein is MSSESSFGLMQIGLATADDIRGWSYGEVKKPETINYRTLKPEKDGLFCEKIFGPSRDWECYCGKYKRVRFKGIICERCGVEVTRAKVRRERMGHIELAAPVTHIWYFKGVPSRLGYLLDLAPKDLEKVIYFAAYMITSVDADSRHEELPNLQVEHDIEKKQLIDNRDSDIATIARDLENEIARLEGEGAKAADKKKARDSADRQMANVRKRADAEIERLEQVWDRFKNLKVADLEGDEGLYRELRDRYGMYFEGSMGAEAIKKRLENFDMQAESDLLRDIIANGKGQRKTRALKRLKVVNAFLTTNNSPLGMVLDAVPVIPPELRPMVQLDGGRFATSDLNDLYRRVINRNNRLKRLLDLGAPEIIVNNEKRMLQEAVDSLFDNGRRGRPVTGPGNRPLKSLSDMLKGKQGRFRQNLLGKRVDYSGRSVIVVGPQLKLHQCGLPKQMALELFKPFVMKRLVDLNHAQNIKSAKRMVERYRPQVWDVLEEIITEHPVLLNRAPTLHRLGIQAFEPQLVEGKAIQLHPLVCGAFNADFDGDQMAVHLPLSPEAQAEARILMLSSNNILKPSDGRPVTLPSQDMIIGLYHLTTKRVGSAGEGRVFSSVAEAIMAYDLRELHLNSQVRIRLEGFVPYAGWEAPEGWEAGQPVIVQTSLGQVIFNQTLPADYPWVENVADKGELSTIVNDLAERYPKVVTAATLDNLKDAGFYWATRSGVTVAISDIEVPKDKPRILAGYETMAAKIQGQYDKGLIDDDERRQELIEIWNKATNEIAQVMRDNLSPMNTINRMVSSGARGNWMQVRQIAGIRGLVANPKGEIIPRPIKSSYREGLSVLEYFIATHGARKGLADTALRTANSGYLTRRLVDVSQDVIVREEDCGTERGLVTAIAVPDANGELVLDENVENSAYARTLAVDVVDSKGNVLAAGGTDCGDVVIAELFAAGITEVKVRSVLTCESSVGTCALCYGRSLATGKTVDIGEAVGIIAAQSIGEPGTQLTMRTFHTGGAVSASGGDDITQGLPRIQELFEARTPKGVAPIAEAAGRIAIEESERQMRLVITPDDGSEEIAYPVLRRSRLLIEDGEHVTVGQKLINGPVDPKQVLRIMGPRAAQKFLVDEVQGVYRSQGIGIHDKHVEVIVRQMLRRVTVIESGESDLLPGELAERSRFEEANRRVVSEGKTPASGRPELMGITKASLATESWLSAASFQETTRVLTQAAMEGKSDPLLGLKENVIIGKLIPAGTGLPRYTEVTVEPTEEAKANLFTGPSAFSDFSYDSLGGDGAPEFHAIPLDDYDLGNDFR
- the rpoB gene encoding DNA-directed RNA polymerase subunit beta — protein: MVASSTSNNETANTADSTDGATRRLSFAKIHEPLDVPNLLALQTDSFDWLVGNERWQARVAKAVEENDLSVATSSGLSDIFEEISPIEDFQGTMSLSFSDPEFADPKYTMAECKDRDATYSAPLYVKAEFMNNNTGEIKQQTVFMGDFPLMTEKGTFVVNGTERVVVSQLVRSPGAYFERTADKTSDKDIFTAKIIPSRGAWFELEIDKRDQVGVRLDRKRKQSVTVLLKALGWTEGQILEEFGQYDSMRATLEKDATETREDALLDIYRKLRPGEPPTVEAAQSLLDNLYFNSKRYDLAKVGRYKINRKLGIDRSLGDKEASVLHVEDIVAMIKFLVALHAGEKTLTGKRDGQDHELRVEIDDIDHFGNRRIRAVGELIENQVRTGLSRMERVVRERMTTQDVEAITPQTLINIRPVVAAIKEFFGTSQLSQFMDQNNPLSGLTHKRRLSALGPGGLSRDRAGMEVRDVHPSHYGRMCPIETPEGPNIGLIGSLASYGRINPFGFIETPYRLVAEGVVSDEVQYLTADDEAEVLIAQANAPLDENKKFAEETVLVRARGGGGEPVLVPAGEVEFMDVSPRQMVSVATALIPFLEHDDANRALMGANMQRQAVPLVRSEAPFVGTGMERAAAVDAGDVTIAKKAGVVTEVSAELVIMLNDDGTETNYRINKFARSNQGNCYNNRVLVNEGQRLEVGGIIADGPATDQGELALGKNLLVAFMSWEGHNFEDAIILSQRIVAEDVLSSIHIEEHEIDARDTKLGAEEITRDIPNVSEEVLAGLDERGIIHIGAEVEAGDILVGKVTPKGETELTPEERLLRAIFGEKSREVRDTSLKVPHGESGTVIGVRVFDRDNDDELPPGVNQLVRVYVAAKRKITDGDKLAGRHGNKGVISKILPIEDMPFLADGTPVDIVLNPLGVPGRMNVGQVLETHLGWVAKTGWKIEGEPEWMKQLPNLPRESGSTTVATPVFDGAREEEITGLLDSTNVTRDGDRLINSSGKTRLFDGRSGEPFPDPISVGYMYILKLHHLVDDKIHARSTGPYSMITQQPLGGKAQFGGQRFGEMEVWALEAYGAAYTLQELLTIKSDDIHGRVKVYEAIVKGENIPEPGVPESFKVLIKEMQSLCLNVEVLSTDGTTIEMRDSDDAVFTAAEELGIDLSRAEPSSVEEV
- a CDS encoding acetyl-CoA C-acetyltransferase — translated: MGNSNDNTDVVILAGARTPQGRLNGQLASFTAVELGAHAIRSAIAASGVDAGQVDAVIMGQVLQAGAGQNPARQSAIGAGIGWNVPTVTINKVCLSGLTAVIDAARMIRSGDATVVVAGGQESMTRAPHLLPGSRQGWTYGAIQALDVAAHDGLTDAFDGQSMGLSTETKNLTLGIDRISQDNVAAQSHQRAALAAKNGVFDDEIAPISVKQRKGDPIVVSTDEGVRPNTSIESLAGLRAAFVSDGTITAGNSSPLSDGASALVLASRRFAEENGLEYLAVVGKPGQVAGPDNSLHSQPSHAIMNALQRAEWSTADLDFIEINEAFGSVAVQSLKDLDYPLEKCNIHGGAIALGHPIGASGARLALHAAHELKRRGSGKAAVSLCGGGGQGEALLLYRD